From Deinococcus yavapaiensis KR-236, a single genomic window includes:
- a CDS encoding molybdopterin-dependent oxidoreductase: MNQLRGKLLIAWTTAALLSVLGYALWRANLVGFAPQELFNRVTQALGVPRVFQFIHSILGIGQDAKILAFLSVSLLWLGGSTLLGLLRPWLGAVILGALLLTFAPPLDALVYGVSFFLLRVLLDRVFAPRAQSAAPLPVEPSRRTTLALLGGGSALLVGGGLLNFFRQVNGVAQAARVVPGQPLPFGVTPVSQFYYVSKNLEAFDPKLKEENWRLKVGGLVSEERTFTLADLQEMPAKTLELTLSCISNPLGGPLISNGIWRGVPVSDFLRRVGVQKGAKYVIWEAADGYIESLPLGQAFEEDVLLVYELNGEPLTQKHGFPLRVLIPGRYGMKQPRWITAIRLSDTDEAGYWVQRGWSKTAVVELTSRIDVPAELNPIVKADESTTLHGIAFAGKKEITKVEVSVDGGRTWRAARLEPKRSQHAWTLWSLDWTPKRGSYQLAVRAWSGDEVQKSAEADALPEGATGYHRFIVTAS; the protein is encoded by the coding sequence ATGAACCAGCTGCGAGGCAAGCTTCTCATCGCGTGGACGACGGCCGCCCTCCTGAGCGTCCTAGGGTACGCGCTATGGCGCGCGAACCTCGTGGGCTTCGCGCCTCAGGAACTTTTCAACCGCGTCACGCAAGCGCTCGGCGTTCCGCGCGTCTTTCAGTTCATCCACTCGATCCTCGGGATCGGCCAAGACGCGAAGATCCTCGCGTTTCTCTCCGTCAGCCTGCTTTGGCTGGGCGGTTCGACTCTGCTCGGCCTGCTGCGTCCTTGGCTGGGCGCGGTCATCCTCGGGGCGCTCCTGCTGACCTTCGCGCCGCCCCTCGACGCCCTCGTGTACGGAGTCTCGTTCTTCCTGCTCCGCGTCCTGCTCGACCGTGTCTTCGCGCCGCGCGCGCAAAGTGCGGCCCCACTTCCCGTCGAGCCGAGCCGCCGCACGACCCTCGCCCTCCTCGGAGGCGGGTCGGCCCTGCTCGTCGGCGGCGGTTTGCTGAACTTCTTTCGTCAGGTGAACGGCGTCGCGCAGGCCGCTCGCGTCGTGCCCGGTCAGCCCTTGCCGTTCGGCGTCACTCCCGTCTCGCAGTTCTATTACGTCTCCAAGAACCTCGAAGCCTTCGATCCGAAGCTGAAGGAAGAAAACTGGAGGCTGAAGGTGGGCGGCCTCGTGAGCGAAGAGCGCACCTTTACCCTCGCCGACCTCCAAGAGATGCCCGCCAAGACGCTGGAACTGACCTTGTCTTGCATCTCCAACCCGCTCGGAGGGCCGCTTATCAGCAACGGAATCTGGCGCGGCGTTCCCGTGTCGGACTTTCTGCGGCGCGTCGGCGTGCAGAAGGGCGCGAAGTACGTCATCTGGGAAGCCGCCGACGGCTACATCGAGTCGCTGCCGCTCGGTCAGGCCTTCGAGGAGGACGTTCTGCTCGTGTACGAACTCAACGGCGAGCCCTTGACGCAAAAGCACGGCTTTCCGCTGCGCGTCCTGATTCCCGGGCGTTACGGCATGAAGCAGCCGCGGTGGATCACCGCGATTCGCCTGTCCGACACCGACGAGGCGGGCTACTGGGTGCAGCGAGGTTGGAGCAAGACCGCCGTCGTCGAACTCACGAGCCGCATCGACGTTCCAGCGGAGCTCAATCCCATCGTGAAAGCCGACGAGTCCACGACGCTGCACGGCATCGCCTTCGCCGGGAAAAAAGAGATCACGAAGGTCGAAGTCAGCGTCGACGGCGGCCGAACGTGGCGCGCCGCGCGCCTGGAACCCAAGCGCTCTCAGCACGCCTGGACCTTGTGGAGCCTCGACTGGACGCCGAAACGCGGCTCGTACCAACTCGCCGTGCGCGCCTGGTCGGGCGACGAAGTTCAAAAGAGCGCCGAAGCCGACGCCCTCCCCGAAGGCGCGACCGGCTACCACCGCTTTATCGTGACGGCGAGCTGA
- a CDS encoding DUF4397 domain-containing protein, which yields MKNIILSALALTVTLAAAQGTTPMTGMNMDTSFVRVVHASPDAPAVDVYVDGTRTVAGAAFKAVTTYGNVKAGRHNVVVTVAGDKSKKVLETNVTLRAGTYYTVAALGKLSNIGLKVFTTTSLNTNKAKARLNVYHLSPGAPNVDVLAVDYNNAKVVSNLAYSNVKTAYVNPMGVNANVVPAGGMQVVKNISGINIAGGKSYSVFAVGVVGGTGDMAFTLIPTEDKVVADSMSAK from the coding sequence ATGAAGAACATCATCCTGTCCGCCCTCGCCCTCACCGTCACGCTCGCCGCCGCGCAAGGCACCACGCCCATGACGGGCATGAACATGGACACGTCGTTCGTGCGCGTCGTGCACGCCTCGCCCGACGCACCTGCCGTGGACGTCTACGTGGACGGAACGCGCACCGTCGCGGGCGCCGCCTTCAAGGCCGTCACGACGTACGGCAACGTGAAGGCGGGCCGCCACAACGTCGTCGTGACCGTCGCGGGCGACAAGAGCAAGAAGGTCCTCGAAACGAACGTGACCTTGCGCGCCGGAACGTACTACACCGTCGCCGCGCTCGGCAAGCTTTCCAACATCGGCTTGAAGGTCTTCACGACGACGAGCCTCAACACCAACAAGGCCAAGGCGCGCCTCAACGTGTACCACCTGTCGCCGGGCGCTCCCAACGTGGACGTGCTCGCCGTGGACTACAACAACGCCAAGGTCGTGAGCAACCTCGCGTACAGCAACGTGAAGACGGCGTACGTCAACCCCATGGGCGTCAACGCGAATGTCGTTCCGGCGGGCGGGATGCAAGTCGTGAAGAACATCAGCGGCATCAACATCGCGGGTGGTAAGAGCTACTCCGTGTTCGCCGTCGGCGTCGTCGGCGGAACGGGCGACATGGCCTTCACGCTCATTCCCACCGAGGACAAGGTCGTCGCCGACTCCATGTCCGCGAAGTAA
- a CDS encoding RNA polymerase sigma factor, which yields MDDTDERLIERMAMRDEGALEELHRRYASYFMALAWRVLHDADLARECVQDAFLSAWNAAPRFDPSRASGKTWLVTIAHRRALTAYRDRPQAGLPIEEWDAPTNSPNLDEQYVVKRAVDTLDTEERRLVELAFYQGYSHSELAVLTGKPLGTVKSKLRGALAHLRTYFKDEPGKEVSRGD from the coding sequence ATGGATGACACGGACGAACGATTGATAGAGCGCATGGCGATGCGAGACGAAGGAGCCCTCGAAGAGCTTCATCGTCGCTACGCCTCCTACTTCATGGCGCTCGCGTGGCGCGTGCTACACGACGCGGATTTGGCGCGAGAGTGCGTTCAGGACGCTTTCCTCAGCGCTTGGAACGCCGCGCCGCGCTTCGACCCTTCTCGGGCGAGCGGCAAGACGTGGCTCGTGACGATCGCGCATCGCCGCGCGCTCACGGCCTACCGCGACCGCCCTCAGGCGGGCCTTCCCATCGAGGAGTGGGACGCGCCCACGAACTCGCCGAATCTCGACGAGCAGTACGTCGTGAAGCGCGCCGTGGATACACTGGACACCGAGGAACGCCGCCTCGTCGAGCTCGCCTTCTACCAAGGCTACTCGCACTCGGAACTCGCCGTGCTCACGGGCAAGCCGCTCGGCACGGTGAAGTCCAAACTTCGCGGCGCCCTCGCACACCTTCGGACTTATTTCAAAGACGAACCCGGAAAGGAGGTGTCTCGTGGTGATTGA
- a CDS encoding bifunctional 5,10-methylenetetrahydrofolate dehydrogenase/5,10-methenyltetrahydrofolate cyclohydrolase, which produces MTSAQQLQTRLLQGAPLAADVTRGTKARLAPFAHLCPVLAVVMASNDSATRVYVDRKAARARKLGIELRVVDLGQNVDQAHLEAHLLALSRAPDVHGIVLELPLACHLDADRALACITPSKDVEGLSPANLALIAAGREREAILPPTPTSCVTLLSHGLDLDGAHVAVIGPGRTVGRPLVWMLNNRGATVTVVNHRTKHLGNAVERCDAVVVAVGQACLLEARHLKAHHVVVDAGINVVANVVVGDCASDVADAVRAITPVPGGVGPLTSALMLANFARALELQAPST; this is translated from the coding sequence ATGACGAGCGCTCAGCAACTCCAAACGCGGCTTCTACAAGGAGCGCCGCTCGCGGCGGACGTGACGCGCGGCACGAAGGCGCGCCTCGCGCCGTTCGCGCACCTCTGTCCCGTGTTGGCCGTCGTGATGGCGTCGAACGATTCGGCGACGCGAGTGTACGTCGACCGCAAGGCGGCGCGCGCGCGCAAGCTCGGCATCGAGCTTCGCGTCGTCGACCTCGGTCAAAACGTCGATCAAGCGCACCTCGAAGCGCACCTGCTCGCCTTGTCGCGCGCGCCCGACGTGCACGGCATCGTCCTCGAACTGCCGCTCGCGTGTCACCTCGACGCGGACCGCGCCCTCGCGTGCATCACGCCGAGCAAGGACGTCGAGGGACTCTCCCCCGCCAACCTCGCGCTCATCGCCGCGGGCCGAGAACGGGAGGCGATTTTGCCGCCCACCCCGACGTCGTGCGTCACGCTCTTGTCGCACGGTCTCGACCTCGACGGAGCGCACGTCGCCGTGATCGGACCGGGACGGACGGTGGGGCGTCCGCTCGTTTGGATGCTCAACAATCGGGGCGCGACCGTCACGGTCGTGAACCACCGCACGAAGCACCTCGGGAACGCGGTGGAGCGGTGCGACGCGGTCGTCGTGGCGGTCGGGCAGGCTTGCCTGCTCGAAGCGCGACACCTCAAGGCTCACCACGTCGTGGTGGACGCGGGAATCAACGTCGTCGCGAACGTTGTCGTGGGAGACTGCGCGTCCGACGTCGCCGACGCGGTGAGGGCGATCACGCCCGTGCCGGGCGGCGTCGGTCCTCTCACGAGCGCCTTGATGCTCGCGAACTTCGCCCGCGCGTTGGAGTTGCAAGCACCTTCGACTTGA
- the purH gene encoding bifunctional phosphoribosylaminoimidazolecarboxamide formyltransferase/IMP cyclohydrolase, which produces MRALLSVSDKTGIVDFARALVGRGYEIISTGGTLNALVEADVPAIAVSDVTSFPEILGGRVKTLHPNIHGGILARRDEEHLAELAAHGITAIDLVCVNLYPFRETIAKGVDLAEALENIDIGGPAMLRAAAKNFPGVIVLVDPADYNLALGGDLNSHERQRLAAKAYAHTSSYDAAITTYLSEVTSDLPTRAALELSQVAELRYGENPHQPAALYRLGSERGPVLDAVVLAGKPMSFNNYADADAAWALVREFEGPACVAVKHANPCGVAIAHDVKTAWERARDADTLSVFGGVVAVNAKVDLEAAQAMRGTFLEVLIAPEVSEEALAWFQAKKPDLRVLVAGEAKSGRFDYRPLVGGFLVQERDSRVWDDLCPEVVTELQPTDQAWLDLAFAWRVGKHARSNCVVLARDGVTVGVGAGAVSRIWAAERAVMNAGERAEGSVLASEAFFPFDDVVRLAASAGVSAIVQPGGAKRDEEVIAACDELGVAMIFTGSRHFKH; this is translated from the coding sequence ATGCGAGCATTGCTGTCGGTGAGCGACAAGACGGGAATCGTGGACTTCGCGCGTGCATTGGTCGGGCGCGGCTACGAAATCATCTCGACGGGCGGAACTCTGAACGCCCTCGTAGAAGCGGACGTTCCGGCGATCGCCGTGAGCGACGTGACGAGCTTCCCCGAGATTCTGGGCGGACGCGTCAAGACGTTGCATCCGAACATTCATGGCGGCATCCTCGCGCGGCGCGACGAGGAACACCTCGCCGAGCTCGCCGCGCACGGCATCACGGCGATCGACCTCGTGTGCGTCAACCTCTATCCTTTCCGCGAGACGATCGCGAAGGGTGTCGACCTCGCCGAGGCGCTCGAGAACATCGACATCGGAGGTCCCGCGATGCTGCGCGCCGCCGCCAAGAACTTTCCCGGCGTGATCGTGCTCGTGGACCCCGCCGACTACAATCTCGCGCTGGGGGGCGACTTGAACTCGCACGAGCGCCAGCGCCTCGCGGCGAAGGCCTACGCGCACACGAGCTCGTACGACGCGGCGATCACGACGTACCTTTCGGAAGTCACAAGCGACTTGCCGACCCGCGCGGCGCTCGAGCTTTCCCAAGTGGCCGAGTTGCGCTACGGCGAAAATCCGCATCAGCCCGCGGCCTTGTACCGACTCGGCAGCGAGCGCGGACCCGTTCTCGACGCGGTCGTGCTCGCCGGAAAGCCGATGAGCTTCAACAACTACGCCGACGCCGACGCGGCGTGGGCGCTCGTTCGTGAATTCGAAGGGCCCGCGTGCGTCGCCGTGAAGCACGCCAACCCTTGCGGCGTGGCGATCGCGCACGACGTCAAGACCGCTTGGGAGCGGGCGCGAGACGCGGACACCCTCAGCGTGTTCGGCGGCGTCGTGGCCGTGAACGCGAAGGTCGACTTGGAAGCGGCCCAAGCCATGCGCGGCACCTTCCTCGAAGTGCTCATCGCGCCCGAGGTGAGCGAGGAGGCGCTCGCGTGGTTCCAGGCGAAGAAGCCCGACTTGCGCGTCCTCGTGGCGGGCGAAGCGAAGTCGGGCCGCTTCGACTACCGACCGCTCGTCGGCGGATTCCTCGTGCAAGAGCGCGATTCGCGCGTGTGGGACGACCTCTGCCCCGAAGTCGTCACGGAGCTTCAGCCGACCGATCAGGCGTGGTTGGATCTCGCGTTCGCGTGGCGCGTCGGGAAGCACGCGCGCAGCAACTGCGTCGTCCTCGCGCGTGACGGCGTCACCGTCGGCGTCGGGGCGGGCGCGGTCAGCCGCATCTGGGCGGCCGAGCGGGCGGTCATGAACGCGGGCGAGCGCGCCGAGGGCTCCGTCCTCGCGTCGGAAGCGTTCTTCCCCTTCGACGACGTCGTGCGCCTCGCGGCGTCGGCAGGCGTCTCGGCGATCGTGCAGCCGGGCGGCGCGAAGCGAGACGAGGAAGTCATCGCCGCGTGTGACGAGCTCGGCGTCGCGATGATCTTCACGGGCTCGCGGCACTTCAAGCACTGA
- a CDS encoding anti-sigma factor domain-containing protein: protein MVIDPDTLVSYVIGTLSPDEERQVEAWLRDHPEEERRLLEEQEALASMALQLPPAPVTPPSFQDVLSHVKAKEPVPFTPKPNRSRLVPALAFAAVVAGLLVIGVPLTPPYQEWRVQQNIARYANLPGAVSRPLMSAKGESMGMLVRLANGQVFASLKKRPADGRVYQAWEIKGGVPASLGVFGDRSFLSAATVAEGSTFGVTLEQPGGSDRPTSAPVAVTTL from the coding sequence GTGGTGATTGACCCTGATACCCTCGTGTCCTACGTGATCGGCACCCTCTCCCCCGACGAGGAGCGGCAAGTCGAAGCGTGGCTGCGCGATCATCCGGAAGAAGAGCGCCGCCTGCTCGAAGAACAAGAGGCGCTCGCGAGCATGGCGCTGCAACTGCCGCCCGCTCCCGTCACGCCGCCGTCGTTTCAAGACGTCCTCTCGCACGTCAAGGCGAAAGAACCCGTTCCGTTCACTCCCAAGCCGAATCGAAGCCGCCTCGTGCCCGCCCTCGCGTTCGCGGCGGTCGTCGCGGGTCTGCTCGTGATCGGCGTGCCGCTGACGCCTCCTTACCAGGAGTGGCGCGTTCAGCAGAACATCGCGCGGTACGCGAACTTGCCGGGCGCCGTCTCGCGTCCCCTGATGAGCGCGAAAGGCGAGTCGATGGGCATGCTCGTGCGCCTCGCCAACGGCCAAGTCTTCGCCTCTCTCAAGAAACGTCCCGCTGACGGACGTGTCTATCAAGCTTGGGAAATCAAGGGCGGCGTCCCGGCGTCTCTGGGCGTGTTCGGCGACCGTTCCTTCCTGAGCGCCGCCACCGTCGCCGAGGGCAGCACGTTCGGCGTGACCCTCGAGCAGCCGGGCGGCAGCGATCGTCCGACGAGCGCGCCGGTCGCCGTGACGACGCTGTAA